A section of the Papio anubis isolate 15944 chromosome 2, Panubis1.0, whole genome shotgun sequence genome encodes:
- the LSM3 gene encoding U6 snRNA-associated Sm-like protein LSm3, whose translation MADDVDQQQTTNTVEEPLDLIRLSLDERIYVKMRNDRELRGRLHAYDQHLNMILGDVEETVTTIEIDEETYEEIYKSTKRNIPMLFVRGDGVVLVAPPLRVG comes from the exons ATGGCGGACGACGTAGACCAG CAACAAACTACCAACACTGTAGAGGAGCCCCTGGATCTTATCAGGCTCAGCCTAGATGAGCGAATTTATGTGAAGATGAGAAATGACCGAGAGCTTCGAGGCAGATTACAT GCTTATGATCAACATTTAAATATGATCTTGGGAGACGTGGAAGAAACTGTGACTACTATAGAAATTGATGAAGAAACATATGAAGAGATATATAAA tcaACGAAACGGAATATTCCAATGCTCTTTGTCCGGGGAGATGGCGTTGTCCTGGTTGCCCCTCCATTGAGAGTTGGCTGA